atcctaaaaagttattaattagataaataatattattatcagaagaataatattactttaaaaataaataaattaaactattatattgaAACTCTAACACAAATTTAACTCAAACCAAGTGATGAACACCCGTATAACCCATTAGcattcaaagagaaaaaaatccaCGTTCAAAATACATATTGCTAAATTCATTTGACATGAAAACAATGAAAGTGGTATGCATATGCAGGAAAACAGAGGCCCCAGAGAAATTTTTGGCTGAAGGCTgatcaaatattttgaaatgCATGAATTAGACGAAAATATAACCAAGACTAATGAGCATGATTCAGAAAACATGGTTGACTCAGACTCAGTCTGAGTTACAGAATGGGACAATGACTATAAGCATCGTCCCAGACCACGTACCAAACATCGCAACGTTGACATGGTTTCGTAGAGCAAGTAATGACATCTTTCTTCTCATCTTTCTTCTCATCCTTCTTCTCATCCTTCTTATCCTCCTTGGGAGGCCCTACACTTACGATTGTTGCAGTTTTCCTGAATTTTCTAACCTGCTTGATGATCTTCGCAGGATCAGCTTCACCGATGACAGTTACCGTTTTCTTTGATGGGTCAATGACAACGGAAGTTATCCCTTCTAGTTTGGCAATCAACTTCATCACCCGTTGCCTGCACTTTGAGCAGACTAGTTCCACTGACACTACAGTTTTCTACATCAGAAAAAGAGTCAGATTCTTCGGTACAAATTAACAGAAAAGTACTGCACACTGTCAGCAAGAGTTAAGAGCGTCGCAGAATAACTGTAagtcataaattcaatatacaaaattacatgAACATGAAGTAAtttataattctataaattcGAGTAGAGATTGAACCTTCGACATGAATTTCTTAAAGTACTACTCCAAcataaatcatatgataaactGGAATGGAAATGCTGATTACAAAACATGTATACGTCCCAAGTTACTATATATAAATCACTCTCTCAGTCcatgataatttaattgaaattattggACAGTAGATGGCCTTTTGGTTACTAGTTTGGTTGAAGACTAAATGGAGTGGGTAGTTGCTGACAAGTAAATGCTAATAAGATGGTTCTTGATGGCATCACCTATGAACTCCCCTATGCATTTAATACAGATTGTACACAGGCAC
This is a stretch of genomic DNA from Mangifera indica cultivar Alphonso chromosome 11, CATAS_Mindica_2.1, whole genome shotgun sequence. It encodes these proteins:
- the LOC123229279 gene encoding heavy metal-associated isoprenylated plant protein 2-like translates to MSKKTVVSVELVCSKCRQRVMKLIAKLEGITSVVIDPSKKTVTVIGEADPAKIIKQVRKFRKTATIVSVGPPKEDKKDEKKDEKKDEKKDVITCSTKPCQRCDVWYVVWDDAYSHCPIL